From the genome of Papaver somniferum cultivar HN1 chromosome 2, ASM357369v1, whole genome shotgun sequence, one region includes:
- the LOC113349205 gene encoding protein ACCELERATED CELL DEATH 6-like isoform X1, whose translation MTFVDLEEEEDVRLSISSESEEHQFDNWNLTHSDPFRPLPIPDTPIDTPPETPPESPTTVPIHHVPPPRAPPPPIPYFPLPVLNPPSGNKALTEKYRTLYKLVLIGDWETARDKFFNIDSESITAGITMFSETALHIAAKAGHENFAVELVKLMPPRALVHQEYNNGDTPLHRAAITGITKAAKAMVEKNPIVVQIRNKKGWIPLLSAIYGSSYQQREMIEFLLSAHPRHKNRSPFSGRIGGELICTLIRAGFFDIATKLIDDHPNLAVEKDKDDSCALEVLAEMRYAFPSGSRLVSWQRYVYSHITVDLPETRQHHDTENPPANSRNLSTEGFATKLLSITQLTTVLGWMKELLRKVPCVKKVYDQKLMHREALELVRCIYAQISKSDSEISEFFKDTSIFMVATTYGTVEIIVECIERFPDMIWLKMKGRNIFEIAIEERHEKIFNLVHKMNESKKELVYLRDDFGNNILHIAALLSSPSCRLQPIYCEALQMQIELQWFKEVERIALPIHKLLRNKDGKTPLALFTEQHKELMDKAEKWMKGTTESCMLVATLIATVVFAAAFTVPGGNFSDSASGDNGIPILLYSNSFMVFVVADALALFSSTTSVLVFLAILNSRYAAEDFHKSLPQKLIIGLATLVISIATMMIAFCATLYIALAPRFGWILIFPLVALASAPVMSFVALQLPLFLDLCYTTYGRNIFGR comes from the exons ATGACGTTCGTCGacttggaagaagaagaggacGTCAGGTTAAGTATCAGCTCAGAGTCAGAAGAGCATCAGTTTGATAATTGGAACCTGACACACTCCGATCCTTTTCGTCCACTACCCATTCCAGACACTCCGATAGATACACCGCCGGAGACACCACCAGAGTCACCGACAACGGTACCAATACATCATGTACCTCCACCACGTGCTCCGCCCCCTCCCATCCCATACTTCCCCTTGCCAGTCTTGAATCCTCCGTCAG GGAACAAAGCACTCACTGAGAAGTACAGAACACTTTACAAGCTAGTCCTGATAGGTGATTGGGAAACGGCTAGGGATAAGTTCTTCAACATTGATTCCGAATCAATAACGGCCGGGATCACTATGTTCTCAGAGACAGCACTGCACATAGCTGCCAAAGCAGGACATGAAAATTTTGCCGTGGAACTCGTGAAACTTATGCCACCGAGAGCACTTGTACACCAAGAGTATAACAATGGTGATACGCCACTTCATCGTGCTGCCATTACTGGAATTACTAAAGCTGCTAAAGCAATGGTGGAAAAGAATCCTATCGTGGTACAAATTCGTAATAAGAAGGGGTGGATTCCACTTTTAAGTGCTATTTATGGATCTTCCTATCAGCAAAGAGAAATGATAGAATTTCTTTTATCTGCTCACCCGCGGCATAAGAATCGGAGTCCTTTCTCTGGTCGTATTGGTGGTGAACTCATATGTACTTTGATTAGAGCCGGCTTCTTCG ATATTGCAACAAAATTGATCGACGACCACCCAAACCTGGCTGTTGAGAAAGATAAAGATGATTCATGTGCATTAGAAGTCCTGGCTGAAATGCGTTACGCATTTCCAAGTGGAAGTCGGTTAGTGTCATGGCAACGCTACGTCTACTCGC ATATTACTGTTGACCTCCCTGAAACACGCCAACACCACGACACTGAGAATCCTCCGGCGAATTCTAGAAATTTATCAACTGAAGGTTTCGCTACAAAGCTCCTCAGCATTACCCAATTAACCACAG TGCTTGGATGGATGAAGGAACTACTGAGGAAAG TCCCATGCGTTAAAAAAGTCTATGACCAAAAATTGATGCATAGAGAGGCTTTGGAATTGGTTAGATGCATATATGCACAGATATCTAAGAGTGACTCGGAAATTTCAGAGTTTTTCAAAGACACTTCGATTTTCATGGTGGCAACTACATACGGGACGGTTGAAATTATAGTGGAGTGTATCGAGAGATTTCCTGATATGATTTGGCTTAAAATGAAAGGAAGAAATATATTCGAGATCGCGATTGAAGAACGGCATGAAAAGATTTTCAATCTTGTACATAAGATGAATGAATCTAAGAAGGAATTAGTGTACTTGCGAGATGATTTTGGGAATAATATTTTGCACATAGCTGCTTTGTTGTCCTCGCCTTCATGTCGACTTCAACCAATTTACTGTGAGGCACTTCAGATGCAAATAGAGCTGCAATGGTTCAAG GAGGTGGAGAGGATTGCGCTTCCAATACACAAGTTACTAAGGAACAAGGATGGCAAGACGCCTTTAGCATTATTTACGGAGCAGCACAAAGAATTAATGGACAAAGCAGAGAAATGGATGAAAGGAACAACAGAATCATGCATGTTAGTCGCAACCCTCATAGCTACAGTAGTATTTGCTGCAGCCTTTACAGTACCGGGTGGCAATTTCAGCGATAGTGCTAGCGGTGATAATGGCATTCCAATCTTATTGTACAGTAACTCGTTCATGGTATTTGTAGTAGCAGATGCTCTGGCTTTGTTTTCATCAACTACATCGGTTCTTGTTTTTCTAGCCATCCTAAACTCACGGTATGCAGCAGAGGATTTTCACAAGTCACTGCCACAAAAGTTGATAATAGGTCTTGCAACTTTGGTAATCTCTATAGCTACTATGATGATTGCTTTTTGTGCGACACTTTATATCGCGCTTGCACCTAGATTTGGATGGATTCTAATTTTTCCTTTAGTTGCTTTGGCTTCTGCTCCTGTTATGTCCTTCGTAGCCTTACAACTTCCATTGTTTTTGGATTTGTGTTACACAACTTATGGACGCAATATTTTCGGAAGATGA
- the LOC113349205 gene encoding protein ACCELERATED CELL DEATH 6-like isoform X2 yields MTFVDLEEEEDVRLSISSESEEHQFDNWNLTHSDPFRPLPIPDTPIDTPPETPPESPTTVPIHHVPPPRAPPPPIPYFPLPVLNPPSGNKALTEKYRTLYKLVLIGDWETARDKFFNIDSESITAGITMFSETALHIAAKAGHENFAVELVKLMPPRALVHQEYNNGDTPLHRAAITGITKAAKAMVEKNPIVVQIRNKKGWIPLLSAIYGSSYQQREMIEFLLSAHPRHKNRSPFSGRIGGELICTLIRAGFFDIATKLIDDHPNLAVEKDKDDSCALEVLAEMRYAFPSGSRLVSWQRYVYSHITVDLPETRQHHDTENPPANSRNLSTEGFATKLLSITQLTTVLGWMKELLRKEFFKDTSIFMVATTYGTVEIIVECIERFPDMIWLKMKGRNIFEIAIEERHEKIFNLVHKMNESKKELVYLRDDFGNNILHIAALLSSPSCRLQPIYCEALQMQIELQWFKEVERIALPIHKLLRNKDGKTPLALFTEQHKELMDKAEKWMKGTTESCMLVATLIATVVFAAAFTVPGGNFSDSASGDNGIPILLYSNSFMVFVVADALALFSSTTSVLVFLAILNSRYAAEDFHKSLPQKLIIGLATLVISIATMMIAFCATLYIALAPRFGWILIFPLVALASAPVMSFVALQLPLFLDLCYTTYGRNIFGR; encoded by the exons ATGACGTTCGTCGacttggaagaagaagaggacGTCAGGTTAAGTATCAGCTCAGAGTCAGAAGAGCATCAGTTTGATAATTGGAACCTGACACACTCCGATCCTTTTCGTCCACTACCCATTCCAGACACTCCGATAGATACACCGCCGGAGACACCACCAGAGTCACCGACAACGGTACCAATACATCATGTACCTCCACCACGTGCTCCGCCCCCTCCCATCCCATACTTCCCCTTGCCAGTCTTGAATCCTCCGTCAG GGAACAAAGCACTCACTGAGAAGTACAGAACACTTTACAAGCTAGTCCTGATAGGTGATTGGGAAACGGCTAGGGATAAGTTCTTCAACATTGATTCCGAATCAATAACGGCCGGGATCACTATGTTCTCAGAGACAGCACTGCACATAGCTGCCAAAGCAGGACATGAAAATTTTGCCGTGGAACTCGTGAAACTTATGCCACCGAGAGCACTTGTACACCAAGAGTATAACAATGGTGATACGCCACTTCATCGTGCTGCCATTACTGGAATTACTAAAGCTGCTAAAGCAATGGTGGAAAAGAATCCTATCGTGGTACAAATTCGTAATAAGAAGGGGTGGATTCCACTTTTAAGTGCTATTTATGGATCTTCCTATCAGCAAAGAGAAATGATAGAATTTCTTTTATCTGCTCACCCGCGGCATAAGAATCGGAGTCCTTTCTCTGGTCGTATTGGTGGTGAACTCATATGTACTTTGATTAGAGCCGGCTTCTTCG ATATTGCAACAAAATTGATCGACGACCACCCAAACCTGGCTGTTGAGAAAGATAAAGATGATTCATGTGCATTAGAAGTCCTGGCTGAAATGCGTTACGCATTTCCAAGTGGAAGTCGGTTAGTGTCATGGCAACGCTACGTCTACTCGC ATATTACTGTTGACCTCCCTGAAACACGCCAACACCACGACACTGAGAATCCTCCGGCGAATTCTAGAAATTTATCAACTGAAGGTTTCGCTACAAAGCTCCTCAGCATTACCCAATTAACCACAG TGCTTGGATGGATGAAGGAACTACTGAGGAAAG AGTTTTTCAAAGACACTTCGATTTTCATGGTGGCAACTACATACGGGACGGTTGAAATTATAGTGGAGTGTATCGAGAGATTTCCTGATATGATTTGGCTTAAAATGAAAGGAAGAAATATATTCGAGATCGCGATTGAAGAACGGCATGAAAAGATTTTCAATCTTGTACATAAGATGAATGAATCTAAGAAGGAATTAGTGTACTTGCGAGATGATTTTGGGAATAATATTTTGCACATAGCTGCTTTGTTGTCCTCGCCTTCATGTCGACTTCAACCAATTTACTGTGAGGCACTTCAGATGCAAATAGAGCTGCAATGGTTCAAG GAGGTGGAGAGGATTGCGCTTCCAATACACAAGTTACTAAGGAACAAGGATGGCAAGACGCCTTTAGCATTATTTACGGAGCAGCACAAAGAATTAATGGACAAAGCAGAGAAATGGATGAAAGGAACAACAGAATCATGCATGTTAGTCGCAACCCTCATAGCTACAGTAGTATTTGCTGCAGCCTTTACAGTACCGGGTGGCAATTTCAGCGATAGTGCTAGCGGTGATAATGGCATTCCAATCTTATTGTACAGTAACTCGTTCATGGTATTTGTAGTAGCAGATGCTCTGGCTTTGTTTTCATCAACTACATCGGTTCTTGTTTTTCTAGCCATCCTAAACTCACGGTATGCAGCAGAGGATTTTCACAAGTCACTGCCACAAAAGTTGATAATAGGTCTTGCAACTTTGGTAATCTCTATAGCTACTATGATGATTGCTTTTTGTGCGACACTTTATATCGCGCTTGCACCTAGATTTGGATGGATTCTAATTTTTCCTTTAGTTGCTTTGGCTTCTGCTCCTGTTATGTCCTTCGTAGCCTTACAACTTCCATTGTTTTTGGATTTGTGTTACACAACTTATGGACGCAATATTTTCGGAAGATGA
- the LOC113352023 gene encoding NAC domain-containing protein 2-like, translating into MGDQKIVTNSESSAPEKYCSVGAECYQKTFKGYPADHECFIKYLPVGFRFKPTDAELISHHLTNKITGKPLDPNYIQDVNIRDYTPAELTGKYKEYAVDGSEWYFFTHRERKYPNGDRPNRAAGNSEGYWKATERTKPIKDQQDKRQIGSKRTLVYYKWDDKDSRIKGKVSKTNYKMQEYVVVDAAKSAQDIPDSSNIRLASDQDNKVKAFTDFALCKIYWKPAKSTGNSGPANDGITPASSDDNNNERGEVHPRKMNSLGGNL; encoded by the exons atgggTGACCAAAAAATTGTTACAAACTCGGAATCATCTGCACCTGAAAAGTACTGCTCAGTTGGTGCTGAATGTTACCAAAAAACTTTCAAGGGCTACCCAGCTGATCATGAATGTTTCATAAAATATCTTCCAGTTGGTTTTAGATTTAAACCAACTGATGCTGAGCTAATATCTCATCACCTCACTAACAAAATCACAGGAAAACCATTAGATCCTAATTACATCCAAGACGTAAACATTCGCGATTACACACCTGCGGAGCTTACAG GTAAGTACAAGGAATATGCTGTAGATGGATCAGAATGGTATTTCTTTACTCATAGAGAACGAAAATATCCCAACGGGGATCGACCTAATCGTGCTGCTGGCAATAGTGAAGGATATTGGAAAGCTACCGAGAGAACTAAACCGATTAAGGACCAACAAGATAAAAGACAAATTGGGTCTAAAAGGACTTTGGTTTACTATAAATGGGATGATAAAGATTCACGGATCAAAGGAAAAGTAAGTAAGACTAACTACAAAATGCAGGAGTACGTTGTGGTCGATGCAGCAAAATCTGCACAAGATATTCCTGACAGTAGTAATATAAGACTTGCAAGTGATCAAGATAATAAAGTGAAGGCG TTTACAGATTTTGCCTTGTGTAAAATATATTGGAAACCAGCTAAATCGACAGGAAATTCTGGACCAGCCAATGACGGCATTACTCCAGCTAGTTCGGATGACAATAATAATGAACGGGGCGAAGTTCATCCGAGGAAAATGAACTCTTTGGGAGGGAACTTGTAG